One Tursiops truncatus isolate mTurTru1 chromosome 3, mTurTru1.mat.Y, whole genome shotgun sequence DNA segment encodes these proteins:
- the SPINK13 gene encoding serine protease inhibitor Kazal-type 13: MAAFPCMTIFFLVSSTLAQIVFSDPGPFEVCSYSVTSVSEIKLHGELFLLTYCVCTLFAEIFKPHDYSKWPMPPCKMYYPLDPLYDANCPEVTAYVCATNGHTYKNECLLCVDQWEFGPYIEFDKYRKCD; the protein is encoded by the exons ATGGCTGCCTTTCCCTGCATGACCATATTTTTCCTGGTATCCTCCACTTTGGCACAGATTGTTTTTTCAG ATCCAGGTCCATTTGAAGTTTGTTCTTAT TCAGTAACTTCAGTGAGTGAAATCAAACTCCACGGAGAACTGTTTCTTTTAACCTATTGTGTCTGTACTTTATTTGCAGAAATCTTCAAACCCCATGACTATTCTAAATGGCCTAtg CCCCCATGTAAAATGTACTACCCACTGGATCCTCTTTATGACGCAAACTGTCCTGAGGTGACAGCATATGTTTGTGCTACAAATGGCCACACTTACAAGAATGAGTGTCTCCTTTGTGTTGATCAGTG gGAATTTGGTCCTTATATTGAATTtgataaatacagaaaatgtgaTTAA